AAGAGTTTCAGCAGCTGAATCCAGATGTTATTGCTTTTCAAGAAATCGATTATGGTGCTAAGCGTTCTTACCTTATTAATCAAGAAGAAGAACTTTCTAAATTAGGTTATAATCACGTGGCTAGAACTGTAAATTGGGATAAAAAATATGTGCCTTTTCCGTATTTTCCACCTTCAGCTCATTTTGGAAAAGTAGTTTCTGGTCAATCTATTTTAAGTAAGTTCCCTATTAAGAACCATGAACGAGTTGTATTGGAAAGAGTAGAAAATACTCCTTTTTATAAAAATGCCTTTTATTTAGATCGACTTTTACAAATTGTAAAGCTAGAGATTAAGGGAAAAGAGGTAGTAGTGATGAATGTACATTTAGAAGCATTTGATAAGGAAACTCGAGTGAAACAGCTTAAAGTAGTAGTGCAAAAGTTTCTTGAGTACGGACAATCAAACCCAACTATTTTATTAGGAGATTTTAATAGTGATCCAAACTTTGAAGATCCTGCAATAGCGCAAGTATTAAATTTAGAGAATATTGGAAATGCTGCATTTTCAGAGAATGGTTTTGCAAATACTTTTGATTCAAAAAAACCATATAAAAGGTTAGATTACATCTTCTATACAAAGAATTTTATTTCCTATGTCGATGGTAGGGTTTTGTCAGAATTTGCGCAGTCTTCAGACCATTTACCAGTAAGTATGAAATTCATGTTGAAATAATTTTTTTCAAAAAAAAGGTTAAAAATTTGGATATTAAATTTTTATAAACAAATATTTGCAGACGTAAAGTTCAAACACTTATCGATTTAATGTTATCAAGAAAGGTGGAGGGAATAGACCCTATGAAACCTTAGCAACCCTTGGTTAGACTGAACTCTTTTCAGTATTTCAAAGAAGGTGCTAAATTCTACCCTAAAAATTTTGGGATAGATAACAACAGAAGTTTTTCGTATTTCTTACGAAATATAAATTTCTATAAATTCTTAATAACATTTTTCTATAAGCATCATCGTAAAAGATGTGTTTTGACTTTTGGTTTAATTATTAATTATTTCAAAAAGAAGAAAAATGAGTACGCAAAAATTTGAAACTTTAGCATTACATGCAGGACACGATGTTCAACAAACCTTAGGAACAAGAGCAGTTCCAATTTATCAATCTAGCTCTTATGTGTTCAACAACTCAGACCATGCAGCAAATCTATTTTCATTAAAAGAATTAGGATTTATTTACACCCGTCTGAACAATCCAACAAACCAGATATTACAAGATCGCTTAGCTGCCTTAGAAGGTGGTGTTGGAGCTGTAGTATTTGCTTCGGGAACTGCTGCAATTTCAACAGGATTATTAACATTATTAAAGGCCGGAGATCATATTGTCGCATCTAGTAGCTTGTACGGAGG
This genomic window from Tenacibaculum sp. 190524A05c contains:
- a CDS encoding endonuclease/exonuclease/phosphatase family protein; this translates as MKKVASLLLKLVVLLMSLVVVFYFWGSNATMDKEDYQKLFTNNYEQDFDNDSIFSIVTYNIGYLSGMTNNTTKARPKELFDRNLSHVKKEFQQLNPDVIAFQEIDYGAKRSYLINQEEELSKLGYNHVARTVNWDKKYVPFPYFPPSAHFGKVVSGQSILSKFPIKNHERVVLERVENTPFYKNAFYLDRLLQIVKLEIKGKEVVVMNVHLEAFDKETRVKQLKVVVQKFLEYGQSNPTILLGDFNSDPNFEDPAIAQVLNLENIGNAAFSENGFANTFDSKKPYKRLDYIFYTKNFISYVDGRVLSEFAQSSDHLPVSMKFMLK